The DNA segment AAACGATGGAGTCGGACCCCGTTTTCAACGAGGACGCACACACCGACACGATCGACACGCTGGCCGAACACGACGAGCTGACCTACATCGTCTGGGGCGGCGACTGGTGTGGGGACTGTCGCGCCCAGCTGCCGACGTTCGGCGCGGCCCTGGAGGCGGCCGGCGTCGACGACGATCGGATCGAGGAGATCCCCGTCGAGAAGCTGGAAGACGGCTCGAAAGCGGGCCCGAAAGTCGAGGCGTACGGCATCGAGTACATTCCGACTGTGGTTGTTCAGCACGAAGACCAGGAGATCGCTCGCTTCGTCGAAGAGGAACCGGTCTCGATACCAGTGTATCTGGCCGAACGGATTCGCGAGCACTTCGGGGAGTGATTCGAGAGCCTCTCAAGGAGCCGCCTGCGTCTATCCTGACAGCCACTCGATCGCGTCGTCGACGTCGTTTTTCGGCGGCGAGCACGCGAAGTCCCGGCAGGCGTAGATTGTAGGCTCGCCAGACTGAGCGCTCCGGCCGGCCCAGATCGGCGGGGCCTCGGTCATCCCGAGTCGATCGAGCCACGCGTCCAGCCCGTCCCCGGTCGGCGGCCGGCGAGTGAGGATCCGCGCCGGCAGATACGTCGTGGCCAGCGCCTCGCGCCAGGCGTCCGGTAGGGCCTCCGCGGCGACAGTGAGTTCCGTCGAGCCGTTCCGATAGCGGTCGGCGGCGAGCGTGAGCGACGCGTGACGGAGCGGGTCGCGCTCGATGGCTTCGGCGTTGGTTTCGAGCACGCTCGAAGCGACCTCGGCAAACCGCTCGTCGTTCCGGAAGTGATCGAGCGCCAGCAGGGTCTCGACGGCCACGCCGACGCTCGAAGGGGTCGACTGGTCGGACAGCTCCTGTGGACGCGCGATCAGGCGCTCGCCGTCGGCGGGCGTGAAGTACAGCGTCCCCGCGCCGGCGTCCCAGAATTGCTCGACCAGCGCGTCGCCGAGACCGAGCGCGAACGAAAGGTGCTCGGGATTTCCGGTTGTCTGGTAGGTGTCGAACGCCCCTCGCGCGAGGAAGGCGTAATCCTCTAGATAGCCGTCGATCCGGACGTCGCCGTCCTTGTACCGGCGGTGCAGGCCGCCGTCGTTGCCGTCCCAGAGGTGCTCGCGACAGAACGACAGCCCATTGCTGGCCGTCTCCGCGTACGTCCGATCGAGGACGAGTCCGCCCGCCGCGAGCGCCGAGATCACCAGGCCGTTCCAGCCTGCGAGGACCTTCTCGTCGCGGCTGGGCCGGGGCCGCCGCTCACGGGTGTCGAAGACCTGCTCACGGGCGGTTTCGAGTCGCCGTTCGACCTCGTCACGATCCAGTCCGTGGTTCTCTGCCAGATCCGAGATCGACGCGCTGTGGGTCAACACTGTCTCGCCCTCGAAGTTGCCCGCCGCCGTGACGCCGTAGCGGTCGCGGAACAGTTCGGCGTCGGTCGAGTCCGCGACGGCCTCACGCACGTCGGCGGGCGTCCAGGTGTAGAACGCG comes from the Halapricum desulfuricans genome and includes:
- a CDS encoding thioredoxin domain-containing protein, coding for MTDDPLARNRLADEESPYLQQHADNPVHWQPWDETALEAARKRDRPIFLSIGYSSCHWCHVMAEESFEDEAVAEVLNKQFVPIKVDREERPDVDSVYQTLAHVVSGRGGWPLSVWLTPDQRPFHVGTYFPREPRRGMPGFLELLGKVRASYTDEREEIEARADEWTAAIEDEMATPSGSRELDDGMLTAAAETAVTRADREHGGFGSSGPKFPQTGRIRLLLRAHERTGRAEFREVAVEALDAMVAGGIYDHVGGGFHRYATDREWVVPHFEKMLYDNAEIPRALLSGYQLTGEQRYATVARETFEFLRRELRHPDGGFYSTLDARSPPADDPESGDEEGAFYTWTPADVREAVADSTDAELFRDRYGVTAAGNFEGETVLTHSASISDLAENHGLDRDEVERRLETAREQVFDTRERRPRPSRDEKVLAGWNGLVISALAAGGLVLDRTYAETASNGLSFCREHLWDGNDGGLHRRYKDGDVRIDGYLEDYAFLARGAFDTYQTTGNPEHLSFALGLGDALVEQFWDAGAGTLYFTPADGERLIARPQELSDQSTPSSVGVAVETLLALDHFRNDERFAEVASSVLETNAEAIERDPLRHASLTLAADRYRNGSTELTVAAEALPDAWREALATTYLPARILTRRPPTGDGLDAWLDRLGMTEAPPIWAGRSAQSGEPTIYACRDFACSPPKNDVDDAIEWLSG
- a CDS encoding thioredoxin family protein; amino-acid sequence: MSLETMESDPVFNEDAHTDTIDTLAEHDELTYIVWGGDWCGDCRAQLPTFGAALEAAGVDDDRIEEIPVEKLEDGSKAGPKVEAYGIEYIPTVVVQHEDQEIARFVEEEPVSIPVYLAERIREHFGE